A window of Scophthalmus maximus strain ysfricsl-2021 chromosome 4, ASM2237912v1, whole genome shotgun sequence genomic DNA:
TAGAATATTAGAATATTACAcctattttaaaaagtagtcATTACTATTGATTAAAACTATAGTTATTACTatgctttgttttcttctctaaCTAATTGAACTTctgtttattaaattattttttcttcttccttttccctctcttcccaTTTCAATAATTCTTTAATTCGATTTCATTCTTCAGTATGCCCGTATGTTATACCGCTATGACCCCTATGTTTTGTTTCCCTCGTCGTCGTTTGATGTTGTCATTTGcctgcacataaaaaaaaggaaaaccaacacaaatgtgtgaaatCCTCTTTTTAACATAACTGAAAACCGGGATCGTTTCATAATCGTCCCTTCTGCAGATCGACCCACTCACGCTGGATTATCATAAGATCAATGCTCTGTTGCCCAAACTGCCACAACACTCTGGACAGGGTTCCCCAGGCAACAGgcgtcctcccctcccccctcacttcctccgctctctcctcctctctgtcgaGTGTCACTCAGCTTTCTGCTGAGAGTCCTGATGAATGCAGGGTCAGGAACCAGGGGATGAAAGGACGAGGCGTCTCATTACGGACACGAGCGTCCCtcattcattcgttcattcattcattcacctgTCCGACGACCAGCGACCACGACCGCCATCACGGCGAGGACGTGACGTTTatacaaaactgttttttaaaatcggTTCCAGTTTCAGTCCCAAACATCTGCAGCTGACTATCACTGCTGATTATTGATAATTGTTGGTTTCACAGGTCAAACTGATCCTTCAGGGGAAAACTACACCAACACAGGATGAACCGAAAACAATTATACACAACTGggactgtaaagaaaaatataacatttgatAAAATATATCTGTTCGGAGGGAAAAAGATAAAGAACGGCTGATGTCATATGCTACAATTTGCCTCACACAAGAAAAATGATATCAATCATATCACAAGGTGTAAATTAATATCGTGCATGATCGAACTGTAgctgtttttagacatgaacaAGTGGCGTCTGCCGTATTCTCACACAAGAAATTTGACGagggcaggaaaagttccagaaaatgtccagagcaataTTTGCGGTCTTTCCCGTTCTCACTttcagcccctctggaaaatccCTGGAAATTGTCCAGAAATTCAcagcatgtctgaaagcagctagtgaaatgtttttgaatacCAAAAGGCCAAATTTATAATTGAAATGAAGCTAAAAATGACGACTACTAATTTTGGCAGATTTAACTGTTCAGTATGAACATTCAACAATTcgtcatatttatattttcccaTAGTGTATCAGGCGACTCTTCACGATTCACATAATATAGTCAACATTATCCCTCTGAGCAGCTGCACGCTAACTACACAAACCTCCGATGGTAAATGTgcaacaattttattttgaccTGAGGGAGTCGGCGCTCGTGAACAAAGATGGAAGCTAAAtccgtttttgttgttgaaatgtttttagaCTAATTTTGTCATATCGCATTAAAAGGGGATGATGTGTCAACTTTGTGGTCAAGGATcgtttctgctgcccccaagtggccgaaggaaaaaaaggagaaagaaataaCGTATTGCAGGTTGGAGCTTCTCACCGTAAATTTTTGCTCAACTTTTATAAAAAGGTTACCAAGGTTTGTTAATACAATTTGATGAAATTTAAAAGTGGTCCGTACCAGTCGCTCGTCTGCCGACAGCGTCCTGAATCGTCCCATGGCGTCTTTGATGACATCGGTCTCCTCCATGTCCGGGTGGTCGGCCACGATGttcttcctgttctcctccagCCACAGCTGGAAGCCCGTCTTCGGCCTGAGGAGTCAAACACACGAGCCGGTCAGAAAACTGAACAATCTGAAGAATCTGCCTTTTTCGAACGATTTGGTCAAATCCATATTTTTTCTACCTCTTATTTTCCGTGTTCTCCGCCGGCGAGGCCGGAGGCGGGACCTCCGGTTGTTTCTGTTGATCCGCCGGCGGCTCCGTGCTCTCCGGAGTTTTCTTACTGGCTGCTTTAGTGCCCGTCATGTGGAGCAGAGTGGACTGAGTCTAGAGAGAAACGAGGGAAGTCATCAAATGAGTAAATGTCTCCAGTTTTTTGATGATATTtctcatttatatatatatatgtatgtatatatatttctttttgaatgtgGCGATACCGGTACCTTGGACCTGGGCTTGGGTCTGGGGGCCAGCGGTTTGAGGACGGGAGCCTTGTTCGCTTTCCCCGCGGATCCGGCGAGCGGAGCCGACTTCCTGCTGGACGTCATGTTGTCCAGGATGTTGGTCACTCGAGGTTGACCGGACGGAGCCGACGGCTTCGTAGATCCAGCGAGCTGAAACCGTTTTATTAGTTGCAATTATTAGTCTTTATGCATAATCCAAGGTTTTTGTGGGATTCACAAAGAGACGCTGAACACAACTTCGTACCTGCTTGATGGTTAAATAGCTtttatgaatgatttttttctatatcacttttttttttagacaaaaacaataattcctCATATCACAGCCTGGACTTGAAGATTTTACTATAATCACACACCCAAACACTATGAGTGACATCACTGCCTACTCAAGGCCATTTGAAGAATATGTATGATTTTGTTCATAAGATTTTAGACttttcaaaacatgttttaaacaaCGAAGGCTGCTGTGAAATAATCTGAGATCTCACCTTGAAAGGATTCGCTCGTCCTACCTTcccaactgaaaaacaaatgatggaaATGAGACGCACATCCAGATTAAATCATATTTGAAGACATATTGAAACATGTTGCTTCAGTTTTTCTTCGTGACCACGAGACGAAACTCCACTGAGGTGAACCGAGAACTACCACAACTCGACTTTAACACCGGAGCCGACCGACGCTCACGTGGATCAGGACACGTGAGCACAATACAAAATATCAcgtcaacattttaaaaataaatatttgttaaaatatatatattaaaatgttgctCCGACATGTTTTGAGTATTTTGCAGATGAGaaataaacttgaaaataaataactaaataaatatacagtctggtggacaaattatattttactaCAATAAACGACAAATTTCTGAATCACAATTCATTCAACACgtaatcctttttttcctttacgtCTCTGTGACAATTTCCCATCAGCTCATTAAAGCGTAAGGAGTTTGCTTTTGATTGACAGGCGCCTCAACCAATCACGGTTGTCCCGCCTCAGCTCCAACCAAATTTTACTTCATATTTGGATTTTCAAATTtcgacacatttttttcaaaaattacGGTTTCAGAACATCAGCGACAGAAACATCATTGTGTGGCtggaatatattttattttttgcagtttatcattaaaattcacattaaatagatttattaaatttaaatcaTATACATTACcctgttttaaaataatatattttctcatttttgtgtcttttaaaatcaatttcaacaactttttttttgtttagttaaaaaaaaatctgtgctgcTTTAAAGAACTTTGAACAACCTTCttttttaggtgttttttttttttaacttggagTTGTGCGATATAAATATACTTTTGTACTTATGATTTCTGATTGACGTTTACTCACGTGGGGTCAGAGACGGCATCACGGGTGAACCTGCTTCTTTAGCAAACGGGTTCACACCTGCACGAGGAGACAGACATGAATCACACGTGAGCCGGAATCATCAACGTCTCGTGGAATTCCCCTGAATTCATTCTGTGCAAAGAGCTGAAGAGAGAAGCGGAACTAACGTTTTCTGGTTTCcgtcgtctcctccgtctccatctcctgtgcgtcctcttcctctcctcgctcctcctcttcctcctcctcctcctcctcacgttGTCTGTTGCTGTGACGTCGTCCCGTGACCTCGCTCTGACCGAACCTGTCCAAATGAGACGCGACGAGAACAGAGTTCCCTCGTCACTCGGAGACGAGAGGAAGCGGAGGCGCTGGGCTGCGTTtgaagatggatttttttttatcgttaCCCAGACGGCCGCCTGATGCCGGAGTACTCtggctcctcctcgtcctgctcctcctcttcctggacCTGGTTGGACTTCTCCAGAGCCAACTCGCTGAGCCGCTGGGCGAGCGCCATGCGCCTGGACCGGGACGCGTACCGGATGGCCAGCGGCACCACGTTGTGAGTCATCAGCTCCGCCAGCTCCACGGCGCGAAACTCCCGCTCCAGCTTACAGGACAACTGGAAGGACGAGAACACAGTGAGTCAGGAGGACGACGTTGGGGGAACCTTTTCGGAAAAAAAGATACTCACGGCAAACATCTTCATGagcagctcctgctgctccttctggGATCGGGTCTGTCCGTCCTCGTCGACCTCGTAGCCGCTGGACGACAGGAAGCCGTAGTGGTGGTGGAAGAGGACCGAACGCAGGAACTGCTCCTGGAAGGCGACAGAGGGCGACAGGCTGAGTGGAAGCTGTGTGTTTCTGGATCACGTCACGGAGAAGTGATGTAACTTCACATCCTCCGTCGCATTCATGCTGCTCTTCAGATATAATTCAccgataagaaaaaaaaaaagctcttccgtggataaaaaaaaactttctccaTGTTGTTTGATTCAAGAATAAAACCAGAAGGGAGTTTGGGTTAAATACAGTCGCATGAAAAAGTTTGGGCAACCGTGGgcaaataatatattttttaaaaacattgttttcgactgtttctttttgttttattaaaaaaaaacaaaaaaacggtgATAGTGTCTTATGAAGTCAGTCCTTTGAAATCCCCAGGGAGGGAAGAATAGATTCCATTAGATATATCAGCTGATTGTGGAGGCACATGTCCTGCAGTCAGTCAGGAGAGAGACTCTGAAGAGAGGCCGGGTTCTGGAACACTCAAGATCCAACACGACACACTTCGAGAAACGTGGAGGAAACCCCGTTACTGTCTGTTGCGGCTCGTTGTGTTGCGTGTATTTATTACCTCCATCTGTCCTTTCTCTGTGGACGTCTGACACAGCGGCAGCTTGAAGGGCAGGATGGCCACGGCCGGTCTGGGCAGGGTGGGCGGATACCTGGAGCCCTTACAGGGAATACACCTGACGGCACGGGGACAGACCGGAGTCAGACTTCAGCCGACGGAAAACAACAACGTCCGATAACTTCACCTTAAAATCAACACGATCACGTCATGGGATCGGGATCCAGTCCAGCTAACTACAAAAATCAGATGATCACTTCTGAAAGAATAATGTTAGTTATTATATTCACACCCAGACTCTCAGTATTAAAACATAATGCTTCAAACTGAAAAGTTCGTTTTTTGTTCTCCcataaaataaactaaaatttaaaaaaagccaaattaGAAAACTGAAGCTATGGGGAGTGTTTTGTTTCCCCTAAGATTCAtaagtggatttattttttattcgtGACAGGAAATCGAACACAAGTGTGAGTCACGCGGAATCTAAAAATCATCACACGGAAGCAAAGAGTACAAGACAACTAGGAAAAGGCCATTTCTGAAGACACCGCGGCGTGAACGCtggctgctgattggctgacgcTCAAGTGGATCGCTGGTGTGAATGTGGATGAAGGAGCTGAAGGCGTGTGAAGATCAGGGAAAGTGGGGAAATGTGTAATTACTAAAACagttcagggaaaaaaagttgaatatttcattaaagttatgaaaaatTTGAACATGAGCCGGAATTTCCTAAATTGAGCTGAaagttttgatgtttgaatgaagtttctaGGTTGAAAAACGTGGaaagaagaggaacaaaaaaaagaaggctgaAACGTTTTTGTAGAATAACATATGTCATGATAAAGGCGGCAATATCTTTTTAGTCACACTGAACGACATCACTGTATGTTTCATATTTGTATGTTAACGCAGTGAATATTTCATTCCCTGTTCGTCACACCTGAGCTGCTGCGGGTTCTCGTGCACGCCGACCACCCAGTAGTGGTCCGACTTGCTCTTGCACGTCTCTCTGGTGTGACACACCGGAGTCCACGTGTTCCCCAGGGAGCGGTTCAGCATCCGCACCACGCCGTCCGAGTCCACGTAGCAAGGGGTTCCTGGGAGAAACAAACGACCACACAGTCgtctgagaaaaaaatccttggtTCACTTCTGtgaaaaaactgtttgttttcctacGCGTCAGTCGACTGACTGACCCTCGGCGGTGAATCCGAGCCAGGTCAGGTGGGAGCGGAGGGAGAGCGGGAGCGGCTCGCCGTTGATGATCTGCCTCTTTCTGCGaccgagctgcagcagctggacgcCCAGAGCCTGTTCCCCGTCGAAACCCGTGGCTGGTGACGGAAAAACACGCATGAGAAATAAGACCTCCATACAGAAGATTACCATGAATATGATTTGTGTAATAAGAAGCGTCTTTCCaatatgaaatacatatatGCAGGAGCAGGGCTGGCAGGTTagtcattttcaatatttgtatGCCTGATgacgcagtgtttttttttgcagtttctaTTCTTCTATGCTGGTTTCATTCAATCTCCGAGCAAATATGAAAATCTATTTGTCTTGAACTGTCTCAGTGTAACATTACAAGTTGCTTAAATGCTGTATATGAACTTCTGTACTTATTAGTGATATTCTTATATGAACCACTTCACAAAGCAATTActtgaactttttttatttaatgtatttagcttttgtatagttcttttttattttgatcgtATAttattttgctatattttattatctgATGCATTTgactctgtctgctgctgtaacaaataaatgtattacttTTCTTATAATTCAGGTCAAGTTTATTTATGAAGCACGTTTAAAACAatgatatttcattaaaatgcgacataacaaaatacaaagagagaagtgcaagaacaaaacaaatcaaaaataattaaaaagttaaaaaagtgaataaatagaACCTATGGTCTCTCAGAAGCCAGAGAACTTCAGTTTATCCTTAAAATATGTCTACAGAAATCCTCATAGAGGCCTCAAACGACTGGATACACTATTTAATAACAtactatgagtgtgtgtatgtgcgtgtttgtgcgtgtgtgtgtaacctcGGTGGTAGACGATCATCAGCTGCTCCCCGTGCGCCGCCATGCAGACCGCGGCCCCCGGCAGGCTGAACACTTCCCTCTGGACGCCGCCGATGGAGAAGAGTCGTAGCATCTGCACGCTGGTGGCGACCGCCGCCCAGCCCCGACCCAGACACAGCGCCCGCACGTCCTCGCCGCTCGGCAGGTCCACCATCCACTCCTTGTTGGTGTCCCACGAGGAGAAGTGGAGGCACTGCAGCTTActgggaagaagagagaggttCACAGATTCAATGAAAgaattaacaaaaagaaaacacgaggaggaggaggaggaagaggaggaggaggaggtttacCTGGCGAGCTCGTCGGTGCCGGGGCAAGCGAGCAGCACGGCCTCCTGGGAAAGGTCGGCCACGGTGTGACCCAGCGAGTTGGTGAGGTGCATGGCGTGGTGCACGGCCGTGTCGTGGAACTCCACGTCGACGGCGTTGTCCTGCTCGTCGTTATAGCCGCGCACGATTCCCACGGAGTTCCACATCTGAAGCACAAGTCGACTGTTGTTATCATAATCACATTAAATCTGCTTTTATTCCCGTTTCTTTTACAATTAAAGAGCCATAAAGATCATTCAACAAAATATAAAGACAACaattgtatctgtttttttttttatctgcggTCGGATCCATCCGTCCGTGCGTCCCACCCACCATCAAGCGGTGTGTGAGGTGAGCGGGGGTGGAGCCCGACTGAAAGGCCTTCTGTGGGTGCGTGGGCAGCGGACCCTCGTAGACGGGACGCAGGGGCACCGGGGGGGCGGCAGACGGTGGCACGATGGCGCTGCCCgtgtcgttgtcgtcgtcgtcgtcgtccccgaATTTGTCCCGACCGAGCTTCAGGGATCCGGTGTCTGAACGAACGACGCGCGAGTGAGTTATTCAAAAGATTTCAGTGGACAGGAAACACGTAAAATGTAGAATAACAAATTTcactgcttttctgtttttcacacCGTTTAACTTTAACTAAACTCTTGCGTCACTGACCCAGCGAGTTCTCGTCGTCCAGGAACGCCCCTCTGTTCCGCACGCGCCCCGTCGCCGGCATGAGGaagtcgtcctcgtcctcgtcctcacgTTTCTTGACCGGCGAGTTGGCGCCGCTGAGCCCCTCGTCCACGAgtctgtcgtcgtcgtcgtcgtcgtcgtcaaaCAGGGCGTCGTAGTCTTTCGCTGGCTTTTTTGCCGGAGCCTAAAAATGTCCAGAGAACAGaatcgatgatgatgatgatgatgatgacgacaaataaatgaaataaattccGGCGCGTCGCCGTCCGTCCCTCGGGCGGTCGGTACCTTGGGGGCGTCGCCGTCGGACGCGGACGTGCTGAGTCCGTCCAGCAGACACAGGCAGCCCTCGGTGTCGGTGTAGGCGATCTGACCGCCCGACGGGTGCCAGGCCAAACCGCACACGGTGAAGCCTTTCTCGTGCTTCtgcctgcagcagaggagaaaacatcAAACTCTGCCTGGAACCCTTGTTGCCCCGAGAGGCGTTTTCAATATGTGTGGAGTTTGTCCTTCGCCGTCATTGCACCTCAGTGGGTTTTTTGCTCAGTGTCTAAACCAGATGAACGGAGGAGAACTGTGCTCAGTGGGGCTGCGACTAACCgttattttcatcatccaataaactgttgattattttctcgattactcgattaattgtttggtccataaaatgtcatagaatGGTGAAAGGTctcgatcgtgtttctcaaaaccaccaacatgatgttttgttttgcccacacaccaaagatgttcagttcactgtcacagaggagcaaagaaaccagaacatattcacatttaagatgcTGAAATCGGAGAattgttgtattcatttttcctcttcatttatAATAAAGTGTATGGTCAAACTGCAAAATATTGAGCTTCAATCACATTTCTtagtcataaaggtttgataacatcTTAGGAACTATTGgcacatttatttctttttatatatatacacacatatatatatatatatatatatgtattcgCCAATATTTCCCAATATTGCCCCATGCCAATATTAGAGATACGTATTGTTTTACTCTCTATTATCTGTATTGATAtcagcccccccaaaaaatccataccAGTCGGCCTCTATTAGAGTCTCCTGATGTTGTCTTTACTGCAGAAATGAACCAGGGTGAGAATCTGTCACACGCCAGAGAAACAAGAGCTCGTCACAGACGacgggttaaaaaaaaatagaaaaatgacaaatgtcaaaagtaaataaagacGCGAACGAGAGAGGAAACGACGGGAGGTGGGGGATCGTAACGCTCCCCTCGATGAGCACATCAGCTTCTGAGCGGCAGTGTGAAAACGCACCTCTCGACACACAGTTTGCTGTTCGCGTCCCACACGGTGAGCGAACCTCCGACGCTGCCCGCCGCCAGGAACCGACCACACGGGGACCAGGTCACCACGTTGATGGGCTGCGGAggggaaacagaggaagagcagaacaGACCTCAGACAGAGCGGTGGTGGTTTCAGCTCCGAGCACACGGAGCAACTGGGCCGTCTGCTGGAGGTAA
This region includes:
- the wdhd1 gene encoding WD repeat and HMG-box DNA-binding protein 1 — its product is MPCERKPMRYGHSEGHTEVCFDERGRFIVTCGNDGDVRIWEGLDDDDPKFITVGEKAYSLALKNGKLVTAGSNNTVQIHTFPDGEPDGILTRFTTNATHVTFNSSGSRVAAGSSDFMVKVVEVSDSSQQKTLRGHEAPVLSVTFDPKDDFLASSSCDGSVVVWNIEEQTQVISWPLLQKTNDVTNAKSLCRLAWQPRAGKFLAVPVDTKVHLYERGSWDHVSTLSDDLLTQPINVVTWSPCGRFLAAGSVGGSLTVWDANSKLCVERQKHEKGFTVCGLAWHPSGGQIAYTDTEGCLCLLDGLSTSASDGDAPKAPAKKPAKDYDALFDDDDDDDDRLVDEGLSGANSPVKKREDEDEDDFLMPATGRVRNRGAFLDDENSLDTGSLKLGRDKFGDDDDDDNDTGSAIVPPSAAPPVPLRPVYEGPLPTHPQKAFQSGSTPAHLTHRLMMWNSVGIVRGYNDEQDNAVDVEFHDTAVHHAMHLTNSLGHTVADLSQEAVLLACPGTDELASKLQCLHFSSWDTNKEWMVDLPSGEDVRALCLGRGWAAVATSVQMLRLFSIGGVQREVFSLPGAAVCMAAHGEQLMIVYHRATGFDGEQALGVQLLQLGRRKRQIINGEPLPLSLRSHLTWLGFTAEGTPCYVDSDGVVRMLNRSLGNTWTPVCHTRETCKSKSDHYWVVGVHENPQQLRCIPCKGSRYPPTLPRPAVAILPFKLPLCQTSTEKGQMEEQFLRSVLFHHHYGFLSSSGYEVDEDGQTRSQKEQQELLMKMFALSCKLEREFRAVELAELMTHNVVPLAIRYASRSRRMALAQRLSELALEKSNQVQEEEEQDEEEPEYSGIRRPSGFGQSEVTGRRHSNRQREEEEEEEEEERGEEEDAQEMETEETTETRKRVNPFAKEAGSPVMPSLTPLGKVGRANPFKLAGSTKPSAPSGQPRVTNILDNMTSSRKSAPLAGSAGKANKAPVLKPLAPRPKPRSKTQSTLLHMTGTKAASKKTPESTEPPADQQKQPEVPPPASPAENTENKRPKTGFQLWLEENRKNIVADHPDMEETDVIKDAMGRFRTLSADERLSWTERAKGQSGDAADLKKRKRGGEGGEDVEKETGPTGADENIAKKKKSLDPSSKLSAFAFNKN